In a single window of the Mugil cephalus isolate CIBA_MC_2020 chromosome 6, CIBA_Mcephalus_1.1, whole genome shotgun sequence genome:
- the xxylt1 gene encoding xyloside xylosyltransferase 1, whose protein sequence is MGFLRLVARIMGRISTFRSYQFVLLLAAALAVVAFYYFGSEKQNFSSTTKRIKQTQASHNTNRNDADLTMDTRISHTAGSEEQGVDNTGSQNKGFLSWRGRGESGDQCYHALMMFTKVDKSRSLQDKFRVAMLSMVKHGHFLEGEVLVFHFVSDQASQKLGERMLQEFLQGATFKYEVLFHDVVTLTQKLFPIVEAMQKHFSAGSGAYYSDSIFFLSVAMHHIMPKSLTKIVQLDLDLKYRTNIRDLFQEFERFPRGAVIGIAREMQPVYRHTFWQYRKENPQTKVGEPPPDGLPGFNSGVMLLDLGAMRDSALYDQLLEPSNVAKLADQYRFRGHLGDQDFFTMIGMEHPELFYSLACGWNRQLCTWWRDHGYGDVFQLYYHCDGPVYIYHGNCNSPIPED, encoded by the exons ATGGGCTTCTTAAGACTGGTAGCCAGAATTATGGGTAGGATCAGTACGTTCAGATCCTATCAGTTTGTGCTTCTCCTTGCCGCTGCACTTGCTGTTGTAGCATTTTACTACTTTGGCTCAGAGAAGCAGAACTTCTCCAGCACCACAAAGAGGATCAAGCAGACCCAGGCCAGCCACAACACCAACAGAAATGATGCTGACCTAACCATGGACACCAGGATATCACATACAGCTGGATCTGAAGAACAAGGAGTGGACAATACAGGATCACAGAACAAGGGTTttctgtcctggagaggacgtGGTGAGTCTGGTGACCAATGCTACCACGCTCTCATGATGTTCACCAAGGTGGACAAGAGCCGAAGCCTGCAGGATAAGTTCAGAGTGGCCATGCTGTCTATGGTGAAACATGGCCACTTTCTGGAAGGAGAGGTGTTGGTGTTTCATTTTGTGAGTGACCAGGCGAGCCAAAAGCTGGGTGAGAGGATGCTACAGGAATTTCTCCAAGGCGCAACTTTTAAATATGAG GTGTTGTTTCATGACGTGGTTACTCTCACACAGAAGCTCTTCCCTATTGTGGAGGCCATGCAGAAGCATTTCAGTGCTGGCTCTGGAGCTTATTACAGTGACTCCATCTTCTTCCTGTCTGTAGCCATGCATCACATCATGCCTAAAA GTTTGACTAAGATAGTGCAGCTTGACTTGGATCTTAAATACAGGACCAACATCAGGGACCTTTTCCAAGAATTTGAACGGTTTCCTCGTGGAGCAGTAATAGGCATCGCAAGAGAGATGCAACCAGTCTACAG ACACACATTCTGGCAGTATCGTAAGGAGAACCCTCAGACCAAAGTAGGAGAACCTCCTCCTGATGGCCTCCCAGGCTTCAACAGTGGTGTGATGTTATTGGACTTAGGTGCTATGAGGGACTCTGCTCTCTATGATCAGCTGTTGGAGCCCAGCAATGTGGCCAAACTCGCAGACCAGTATCGCTTCAGAGGTCACCTGGGTGACCAGGACTTCTTCACCATGATTGGCATGGAGCATCCTGAATTGTTTTATTCCCTGGCCTGTGGCTGGAACCGGCAGCTATGCACCTGGTGGAGGGACCACGGATACGGAGATGTGTTCCAGTTGTATTATCACTGTGATGGACCAGTTTATATATACCACGGTAACTGTAATTCTCCTATACCGGAAGACTGA